In Wolbachia endosymbiont of Spodoptera picta, a single window of DNA contains:
- a CDS encoding coiled-coil domain-containing protein: protein MNQVVADGHREVIDLNNNSDGSGEVKSTSDVTSEEEEEFFDAMEDVSNVEEGNDLGLANSEEEEEFFDAVSKQDWLIKQIAAFNVPLSIFHYKDYNSEFFTSWYNMSSEIFKEINRACPEKKVLNLALSVLMLPYIAFTALGLVIYNRLRINSKTQEGVGEDKTQKSEASVPKRLAYGVLAAIAIFVNVAVLTALVIPATVALATFYLLNRDLPHSLVTALKITMGQYSNKHQNIEVSFHEMEVSESSIAYDMKIKFPPQFKQLLRDLCDNENNQWFSVTRDSERNIVLKLSTNINLKNGLKPLHSEIKNVLATSIQECARTMEELMKLKKKDITHDKLKELLSEFRLKVVSSIDSKLTTHLIENAYQVAFIQAIKFQQNRRGEDFSLEDELKNTLVKQKLESQGKELPNEKEMIIKDLREAGAKVPDILEDSEFPVFKAEWERLKEEGKIAKRTIIDVYKEKYHEETGTALNSAKKEIENLRKAGHERYQSVRQELEKMYDDKEGNNSINDDLKRKSEDLFKFEYNDQEVEQKLIKSVMKKAKSELDRLVMLSLIDQFQSLEKKIKHPSSKKSLKEALDEVNDFIAKMYLEITKRKTQDLFKSQAKGIENSCKLLEEKEPDLVQRINVHRVKIAECLDQPISLREVIEESEDLNKYLEDERKRKGEKHPSTKLIEKHLQNNQEILKALKQLELEKEGLLINKKTKNDYREELESREKIKFAIIEDALLKAFEHETFDEEAIKKLLEEAELEYYLAEKCIKTPIIKIKNNIKHFCQDLLSPLVDRLANLIINNVPKDNESGLWRIWNSLKVGFNYNVIGWSATVNKDNSTEGKALSVAHDTHKEVETFLQHFQSSYEEIGVFLGNLFSDDGTTFKNDVWPKVEEHLHGMWDRFFKDIGFKIENKLDEVNVTQQNQETAITA, encoded by the coding sequence ATGAATCAAGTTGTTGCAGATGGTCATAGAGAAGTTATTGATTTAAATAACAACAGTGATGGTTCAGGTGAAGTAAAATCTACTTCCGATGTTACTTCGGAAGAAGAAGAGGAGTTTTTTGATGCTATGGAAGATGTTTCTAATGTAGAAGAAGGGAATGATTTAGGTCTTGCTAATTCAGAAGAGGAAGAAGAGTTTTTTGATGCTGTAAGTAAGCAGGATTGGTTAATTAAACAAATAGCTGCTTTTAATGTTCCACTCAGTATATTTCATTATAAAGATTATAATTCTGAGTTTTTTACTTCCTGGTATAATATGTCAAGTGAAATATTTAAGGAAATAAACAGAGCTTGTCCAGAGAAGAAAGTATTAAATTTAGCTCTGTCAGTTTTAATGCTTCCTTATATTGCTTTTACTGCGCTGGGATTGGTCATATACAATAGATTGAGAATAAACAGTAAGACACAAGAAGGTGTAGGAGAAGATAAGACACAAAAGAGTGAGGCAAGTGTACCAAAAAGACTGGCATATGGCGTTCTTGCTGCAATAGCAATTTTTGTTAATGTGGCTGTGCTAACAGCCTTAGTTATTCCTGCAACAGTTGCTTTGGCTACTTTTTATCTTTTAAATAGAGATTTACCTCACTCTTTAGTTACTGCTCTTAAAATAACTATGGGGCAGTATTCTAATAAGCACCAAAATATAGAGGTATCTTTTCATGAAATGGAGGTTTCTGAGTCAAGCATTGCATATGATATGAAAATAAAGTTTCCACCGCAATTTAAACAATTACTTAGAGATTTATGCGATAATGAAAATAATCAGTGGTTTAGTGTAACGCGGGATTCAGAGCGCAATATCGTACTGAAATTGTCAACTAACATCAATTTAAAAAATGGTCTTAAGCCCTTACATAGTGAAATCAAGAATGTGCTTGCAACTTCGATTCAAGAATGCGCAAGAACTATGGAAGAGCTGATGAAGCTAAAAAAGAAAGATATTACACATGATAAACTGAAGGAATTATTGAGTGAATTCAGGCTGAAAGTGGTGAGTAGCATAGATTCTAAGTTGACAACTCACTTAATAGAAAATGCTTATCAAGTTGCTTTTATACAAGCAATTAAGTTTCAGCAAAATAGACGGGGAGAAGATTTTTCACTGGAGGATGAGCTAAAAAATACTTTAGTGAAACAGAAATTAGAAAGTCAAGGTAAGGAATTACCAAATGAGAAAGAGATGATAATAAAAGATCTGAGAGAAGCAGGAGCAAAAGTACCAGATATCTTAGAAGATAGTGAATTTCCTGTATTTAAAGCAGAATGGGAACGGCTTAAAGAAGAAGGGAAAATAGCTAAGAGGACAATCATTGATGTTTATAAAGAGAAGTATCATGAAGAAACAGGAACAGCCCTAAATAGTGCTAAAAAAGAGATTGAGAATTTAAGAAAGGCAGGGCATGAAAGGTATCAAAGTGTACGTCAAGAATTAGAAAAAATGTATGATGATAAAGAGGGAAATAACTCAATAAATGATGATTTAAAAAGGAAATCAGAGGATCTTTTTAAGTTCGAGTATAATGATCAAGAAGTTGAGCAAAAGCTAATAAAATCAGTAATGAAAAAAGCAAAGAGTGAGTTAGATCGATTAGTCATGCTTAGCTTAATAGATCAGTTTCAAAGTTTAGAAAAGAAGATAAAACATCCTTCTAGCAAGAAAAGTTTAAAAGAAGCTTTAGATGAAGTGAATGATTTTATAGCAAAGATGTATTTAGAAATAACGAAACGTAAAACGCAAGATTTGTTTAAAAGTCAAGCAAAGGGTATAGAGAATTCATGTAAGCTGTTAGAGGAAAAGGAGCCGGATTTAGTACAGAGGATTAATGTGCACCGAGTGAAAATTGCAGAATGCTTAGATCAACCTATATCGTTAAGAGAAGTAATAGAAGAAAGTGAGGATTTAAATAAGTACTTAGAAGATGAGCGAAAGAGAAAAGGAGAAAAGCATCCAAGTACAAAATTAATAGAGAAGCACTTGCAAAATAACCAAGAAATTCTAAAAGCATTAAAACAGTTAGAATTAGAAAAAGAAGGATTGTTGATAAATAAAAAAACAAAAAATGATTATAGAGAAGAACTAGAATCTCGTGAAAAAATAAAATTTGCAATAATAGAAGATGCTTTACTGAAAGCATTCGAGCATGAAACTTTTGATGAAGAAGCAATTAAGAAGTTATTAGAAGAAGCGGAACTTGAGTACTACTTGGCAGAAAAGTGCATAAAAACTCCTATTATTAAAATAAAAAATAATATCAAACACTTTTGTCAAGATTTATTGTCTCCTCTAGTAGATAGATTAGCAAATCTTATAATAAATAATGTACCAAAAGATAATGAGAGTGGTTTGTGGAGGATTTGGAACTCTCTCAAAGTTGGTTTTAATTATAATGTGATTGGATGGTCAGCTACTGTAAACAAAGATAATAGCACAGAAGGGAAAGCATTGAGTGTGGCACATGATACTCATAAGGAAGTAGAGACATTTCTTCAACATTTTCAATCAAGTTATGAAGAAATTGGAGTTTTTTTAGGTAATTTATTTTCTGATGATGGAACGACATTTAAAAATGATGTCTGGCCTAAAGTAGAAGAGCATTTGCATGGAATGTGGGATAGGTTTTTCAAGGATATTGGATTCAAGATAGAAAATAAATTGGATGAAGTAAACGTGACACAGCAAAATCAGGAAACGGCGATTACGGCTTAA
- the ileS gene encoding isoleucine--tRNA ligase yields the protein MNMKYYPDTSSSPDFSLLEKEIIKFWQENKIFEQSVKKRSKGHCFVFYDGPPFANGLPHYGHLLTGFIKDAFARYQTMLQKRVERRFGWDCHGLPAEMGAEKELGISGRTEIEKFGIEKFNNHCRTSVMKFSSEWEKYVNRQARWVDFHNDYKTMDKSFMESVMWAFKQLYDKGLVYESIRVVPYSWACETPLSNFETRLDNAYREKASKAITVAFELLENPKQFKQKCKLLAWTTTPWTLPSNLALAVGEDIEYCMVLVNGEVCIFAESYLEKFVSHCEQSNIQYENCNIKLKASDLAGLPYRPLFDYFKDTKNAFRVFIADYVTAEDGTGVVHTAPGFGEEDFYLCQSHDIRAVCPVDNAGKFTTEVSDLAGVHVFDANDTVIKKLKRQGSWFKTEQYIHNYPHCWRTDTPLIYRTMPSWYVAVTKFKGRMTELNKRVNWMPNHIRDGQFGKWLEGAHDWSISRNRFWGTPIPVWKSDDAKYPRVDVYGSIAELERDFNVKIDDLHRPFIDTLTRPNPDDPTGKSVMRRVPDVFDCWFESGSMPFAQVHYPFENKEWFEKNFPADFITEYIAQTRGWFYTLFVLSTALFDSEPFKNCICHGVVLDVKGQKLSKRLNNYADPMEVFDKYGSDALRFLMLSGSIVCGGNLLLDKEGNLVRDVLKNVIKPIWNSYHFFTMYANADGIKAEICRDYQNTIDCYMISKCFEAVEGMRASMNNYNSQEACKILTDFFEVLNNWYIRRSRERFWKSDLDQDKTDAYNVLYTVFYYILRAAAPLLPLITETIWQGLKYKETSVHLADFPQLDRYNSELIANMDLVREICNAALSIRNMFNIRIRQPLGSMTIYHKSSCNFLEDEYQEMVRDEVNVKELEIVSELKEVASLELKLNFPVLGRKVPDKIKKLVQYVKEGKWKQVENEQIFLGDETESYTMEKGEYELLLKANSEYSAVFDNNKGVVILNTELNNELILEGLARDIVRLIQETRKQADFYISDRIRVIIKAEDEKVKEAINRWDEYIKEQTLALSLDTNKEIEADFYSKEYQGLTVGIKLIKLQS from the coding sequence ATGAATATGAAGTATTATCCTGATACAAGCAGCAGTCCTGATTTTTCATTGCTAGAAAAGGAAATCATAAAATTTTGGCAGGAAAATAAAATTTTTGAGCAGTCAGTCAAGAAACGTTCCAAGGGTCATTGTTTTGTATTTTATGATGGGCCTCCGTTTGCAAATGGACTTCCGCATTACGGACACTTGCTTACTGGTTTTATAAAAGATGCATTTGCAAGATATCAAACTATGCTGCAAAAAAGGGTTGAACGTAGATTTGGTTGGGATTGCCATGGCTTACCAGCTGAGATGGGTGCAGAAAAGGAACTTGGAATATCTGGTAGAACTGAGATAGAGAAGTTTGGCATTGAAAAATTCAATAATCATTGCCGTACTTCTGTGATGAAATTTTCATCAGAATGGGAGAAATATGTAAATAGACAAGCAAGATGGGTAGATTTTCACAATGACTATAAGACTATGGATAAGTCATTCATGGAGTCGGTCATGTGGGCATTTAAGCAGCTTTATGATAAAGGTCTGGTGTATGAATCAATACGCGTTGTTCCCTATAGCTGGGCGTGCGAAACTCCACTCTCTAATTTTGAAACAAGACTAGATAATGCTTATAGAGAAAAAGCTAGCAAGGCTATAACTGTTGCGTTTGAACTTTTAGAAAACCCAAAGCAATTTAAACAAAAATGTAAGTTGCTTGCTTGGACTACAACCCCTTGGACGTTGCCAAGCAACCTCGCACTGGCAGTAGGGGAGGATATTGAGTATTGTATGGTGTTAGTAAATGGTGAAGTTTGCATCTTTGCTGAAAGTTATTTAGAGAAATTTGTCAGCCACTGTGAACAAAGCAATATTCAATATGAAAACTGTAATATAAAACTTAAAGCAAGTGATCTTGCAGGTCTTCCTTATAGACCACTGTTTGATTACTTTAAAGATACAAAGAATGCGTTCCGTGTTTTCATTGCCGATTATGTTACAGCAGAAGATGGTACTGGTGTTGTGCATACTGCTCCTGGATTTGGTGAAGAAGATTTTTACCTTTGCCAAAGCCATGATATTCGAGCTGTTTGTCCAGTTGATAACGCTGGAAAATTTACTACTGAAGTTTCAGATTTGGCAGGAGTTCATGTTTTTGATGCCAATGATACAGTAATCAAGAAATTAAAAAGGCAGGGGAGCTGGTTTAAAACTGAGCAATATATTCACAATTATCCACACTGCTGGAGAACTGACACTCCTTTAATCTACCGCACTATGCCTTCTTGGTATGTTGCTGTGACAAAATTTAAGGGAAGAATGACAGAGCTAAATAAGAGAGTTAATTGGATGCCAAATCATATAAGAGATGGTCAATTTGGAAAATGGCTTGAAGGAGCGCACGACTGGTCTATTTCACGCAATCGATTCTGGGGTACTCCAATTCCTGTGTGGAAATCAGACGATGCAAAATATCCAAGAGTGGATGTGTATGGCTCAATAGCAGAACTAGAGCGAGACTTTAATGTTAAGATAGATGACTTGCACAGACCGTTTATCGATACTTTGACGAGACCAAATCCTGATGATCCAACAGGAAAATCAGTTATGCGTCGTGTGCCTGATGTGTTTGATTGTTGGTTTGAGTCTGGCTCGATGCCGTTCGCGCAAGTTCACTATCCGTTTGAAAATAAAGAATGGTTCGAGAAAAATTTCCCTGCGGATTTTATCACTGAATATATAGCACAAACAAGAGGATGGTTCTATACGCTTTTTGTGCTTTCCACTGCTTTATTTGACAGTGAGCCATTTAAGAACTGCATATGCCACGGTGTGGTTCTTGATGTGAAAGGGCAGAAATTATCCAAACGTCTGAATAATTATGCGGACCCAATGGAAGTGTTTGACAAATATGGTTCTGATGCGCTGCGTTTTCTTATGCTGTCTGGTTCCATTGTCTGCGGTGGTAATTTACTACTCGACAAAGAAGGAAATTTAGTGCGTGATGTTCTGAAAAACGTAATAAAACCTATTTGGAACAGTTATCACTTTTTTACTATGTATGCAAATGCAGATGGAATTAAAGCTGAGATTTGTAGGGATTATCAGAATACTATTGATTGCTACATGATTTCAAAATGTTTTGAAGCTGTGGAAGGTATGCGAGCTTCTATGAACAACTATAACTCTCAGGAAGCTTGCAAAATCTTGACAGATTTTTTTGAAGTGCTAAATAATTGGTATATTCGTCGCAGTCGCGAGCGTTTTTGGAAAAGTGACTTAGATCAAGATAAAACCGACGCTTATAATGTTCTGTACACAGTTTTTTATTACATACTACGGGCTGCAGCTCCTTTGTTGCCACTTATAACAGAGACTATATGGCAGGGGCTGAAGTATAAAGAAACATCTGTTCATTTGGCTGATTTTCCACAATTAGATAGATATAATAGTGAACTCATTGCCAATATGGATTTGGTAAGGGAAATATGTAATGCTGCACTCTCTATTAGAAACATGTTTAACATACGTATAAGGCAGCCACTTGGTAGCATGACTATTTATCATAAGTCTTCCTGCAATTTTCTTGAAGATGAATATCAAGAGATGGTAAGAGATGAGGTGAATGTAAAAGAACTAGAAATAGTAAGTGAATTGAAAGAGGTTGCATCACTAGAGTTAAAATTAAATTTTCCTGTGCTTGGAAGAAAAGTTCCAGACAAAATCAAGAAACTAGTTCAATACGTTAAGGAAGGAAAGTGGAAGCAAGTTGAGAATGAGCAAATATTTCTGGGGGATGAAACAGAGAGCTATACTATGGAAAAAGGTGAATATGAACTATTATTAAAAGCAAACAGTGAATATTCTGCTGTGTTTGATAATAACAAAGGAGTTGTTATTCTAAATACTGAATTAAATAATGAACTAATTCTAGAAGGGCTGGCAAGAGATATTGTGAGGCTTATTCAAGAAACTAGAAAACAGGCTGATTTTTATATATCAGATAGAATCAGAGTAATAATCAAAGCAGAAGATGAGAAAGTTAAAGAGGCAATAAACAGGTGGGATGAGTATATAAAAGAGCAGACCCTTGCCTTATCTTTGGACACTAATAAAGAGATCGAGGCCGATTTCTATTCTAAGGAATACCAAGGTTTGACAGTTGGTATTAAGTTAATAAAGTTGCAAAGTTAG